From Platichthys flesus chromosome 19, fPlaFle2.1, whole genome shotgun sequence:
GCTCGGCCGTGTGCTGGCTCTAAGTCTTCCCCATGTGAAACTTCAGCTGTGGGCAATACCCTGAATACCTGGGAAATAATAAGAATCTGTAGTAAAGGTGTCGcaggtttttaaatgttaagGTTTTTTAATGTAAAGTATACTGTAGGTTATATTTTGTATACACAATGGATcaattggtttatttattagAATTATTGAAAAACAGACTTGGGGGTCTGAGCAAAAGGATCCAGGATTTGACTGTTTTGagaaaaatattttggtaaTTAATTACCAGTCAactctgaataaataaattattataattgcGATAACTGACTGTATTATGTTTCATATATCATCTCATTGTGACGTAATTGAATCAATAATATATCATTAAACtatcattaaatcattttgaaatttaacatttatttatcatcagGTTTGCACCTTGAAAATAATCGGGTTTGCAccttgaaaataataataaataatctatAATCTATATAATCTATAATCCATTCTTACCAATCTTATTGGTAAGAATAGGTGAACtatagaaatgttttgtttgagttGAACTTGAATTCAACTGATGATTTAACATTATAACATCATTTAAGCAATACAAATTCAGGTTATTTAACATTGTGTCTCTTTAGATTCATTTAGGGCttcaaaaatgtaatgtaattaatgTGTGCCCCCCTTAAATGAGAAGCAGAGCCTTTAGAAAGCCTAACCCCAAACAAATGTAACGTAGCACAATTAGCAGCGAGCGTACTCGTGATTTGTTTTAATCCTCAGAATATTTTACAGCGTTATTATATCTGCAGGCGTGAACTCACCCTGGAATATAATGTGGATCAGGTGTCAGCAGAGCTTTGCTGAGTTTGGGGGCAAACGTCTCCATGTTGCTCCTTCTAAAGGCTGCAGGCTGAGGACTGAGGTCCGGGGCCTTGTGCCTGTGGAGTGTGTTGGTTGCTACAGAGAATCAAACAGAGACGCACAGGGGCTCACAGCTCAGTGTCGACAATCTGAAACCGAAAACTTCCTGGACAACAATGATGttcaacaacaagtcatcagaGGAGCTTTGCTGCTCTCCGCTGGTCTGTGGCCTGAACGCAGTTTCAGTTACAGTAACCCACTGACTGACCATAACAATAATTTACTTCAGCCAACAAGTGGCTCAGCCTTACAGATATTGTGTATGTATTTGAtatattaaaaagttaaatttaaaaggtagatagatagatagatagatagatagatagatagatagatagatagatagatagacagatagatagatagatagatagatatatacatacatacatacatacatacatacatacatacatacatacatacatacatacatacatacatacataaatagaTGTTCAACAATGGCCCCTACAGACGTTCTGCAGCTCTCACTGAtagaagaaatatatatatatatatatatatatattgtattttctgcaaattttatTTTACCATAGCAACAGATTAAGATATATGTAATTTCAAAAGtactttattttataattagtCTGTAAAATAGCAaccatttgttatttatttttccatgtattaatatatttattttaagagtACAATGAAACTCTAAAGTCCACACAAAATACCAAGGCATGTGTGTGATGTATCAAGACAGTCAACACATTGACCCTTCTTGTAACGCTGGGAAAAATAAAGATAGGGAAACAAATAAATGGATAATTGTAGAATGACAGACCATATACCTATCTTATCTCCCATGTTATAGAATGTCCATACAACCAGATATGATGTGCAGACTTTGTTGTGATCACAGATTCATTAACAGGAAAAAAGAGTCCTCCCTATTTTTAAGTCGCATATGATTTGATGAGGGACAGTATATCAGGTATCTGTAGGAGTATATGGAAAACTGCAGTATTTTCCACTTGAGGAATAATCCTGTCAACAATCATTACCACATCAGTGGATATAAATGTCACCAGACAGTTGTGGTGACTCAGTATAaacctgcttttgttttgtgtttccaggattgtgaatgggtttgtttgttttatcagctaagctgctctctctctattcGCCTGGGGAATGGAGATCATATCAACGGTTGAGAcatccaacaaacacacattcctgcAGTCTCAGGTAAATCTCAGTTTGCAGTAATGACGAAACAGACGTGTTATCTGTTCCAGCTCATTGTTACACACTCCtttcacacacataccattGTACTGTATGTCCACAAAGGAATTTGGACGTCTGTTGTCACACTAGGACGTGTGGCTCATAAGATGTGTTGGTTTCCGTGttgtatttaaaaacagaccacagacttgttgttgtgtctttaaTATTTACCGGCATTCCTCTGTAAATACTCCCTTTGCTGCAGGACTGTCAGGGTGTACACAGGTTAAATCTGTGCAGCCACGTCCTGACTTgctcttgttgtttttctgggGTTTCTTACAGATGCTCGGACATATAAATCATGTCAAACGCTGTTGCAGGTGAGTCATAGCACCTCTCCCATATTCAGTGACAGGGAGGAGCAGGTGTGAACACGCAGCACGGCTCTGTGACAGGACGGATGATGGGCAGGGGCGTGGTGTAGCAAAGGAGGTGGATCTCTGGGAATGTCTTGAATGCTACATCACCACCTCACTTCGGCTAATTACGGCGTGGGTGAGTGCGTCTCTTTCTTGTTCCTGCTCAGGTGTGAGGGACAGAAACCGTCAGGGATGAATCTCTACAGGAGCTTTGGAAACCTCATGGAGGCCTGGGTGAATGAAGGAGGCACGTACCCAGGCTCTCCTACACCGTCCTCTGACACTGGACCAAACTTCCGCTCAGAATCGGTGGACTCTGGAGTGGAGACGGCCAGCACGGACACATCCTTTCCTGCTTCGCCCTCCACCACCTCAGCAGATAATGCAGAGATAGATGCCTTCATGCCAGAAAGGATGGGACTCACTCCGGCCTCCACTTCACTGTCTCCTGTGCTGTCCTGTCCTGtgccctcctccttctcctcttcgtcCCCGAGCCTCTGTCCCAGCAAATCTCTGAACGGCTCCAGTGCCTTGCATTCGAGAGTGGAGCAAGCGCTGCAGAGGACTGACTCCAAAAATCAGAAGGACAACTCAGAGCTCCTCACGGTGGAGGTGGTGCTCAGGAGACAGCCCAGAGCATCTTCCATGGACAAACTGCACTCAACAGGATTcgtgagaggtcaaaggtcagatagCTTTGGGCCAGGGAGGACACTCAACCACTCTGCGTCCCTCCGACAGATGTCAGAGAATTGCAGACGGCCGATGTCTTTGAGGTGGGACAAGCTGAAACCAGAGGTGAGATGTCACAAACCAAACTGTGTTGTCATTCTTGGAAAAGCCGGAGACAAATCTACGCCGCGTCTTATTCCCGTCAATGAAAAGGGTTGTTCTCATTTGCTCTCCTAGTTTCACACTTACACCAGTTTCACCCAAACATGTTCGGTCCTGCCCAGCAGCACTGGCTTATAAATGTTAAAGGAAAGCATGAAAGAAAGTCAAACAAGTTTAACAAAGCTTCTATTTCTCACCTACATTTACCGGGTGTGTCATTACTTTAGCAGGATTACTTTAATGCACGCTACGTGACATCAGTCCATCTGGGGTGTGAGGGACCTTAAACCAGTCTGCCCAGCTGGGTCTACGCCCACAGGCATGAGAGGAATGGGAGTGGGGGACGTGGAGCAGTCTGGGAAGTTCCTTTGAAATAAAGTTGACATGTTGTTAACAAGGCACCGGGAAAAAAAGTTGGACTCAAGATTGGATTTTGATTTACAATGGTTGACACCTTGGCTCCTCTTCATATTAGTCACTGAGTGTCATCGTTAAACAatggttgtgtttatttccttgTATGAGGATCAGGGTTCGAGGAAAAATAGAAACTGTACCGACCAGCTGTAATTACTcaattaaatgtatataaatatatattcctgATCaacaaataattatattttattacacTTCCATCGTCACCTCATTCTCGCAGTCATTAATCGAAAATGTGACACATCTGGACATTCTGACCGAACAGGTTGAGATTATCCTTTGTTGTTTACAAAGTTCATTTAAAGGTAAACAAGAGAATGAATTCAAAAAGGTAAAACAAAGCCTAAAATATtatattcactttatttaaatgataaaaagcTGTatctttgaaaagaaaatgaagaaaaaagtcAAGCGAAGATTTGCCTTCACTTCTGGCTGAGCTGTTGTGTCGTCCTTCtttatttatactgtatatagtcGATGACTGGACATGAGATTGCTTTAATCTAAATGCTAAATCAACATGCTGACATCTCAGTTTACTCGGGTTACCACAGAGGTTGATGTTGTATAAACACAAGTATTGGACAAAACTTAGATTTGACCTGGTGATGGTTCTGTATGAGAcatgaaggaaacacaaaagttaccataaatgtgttaaatttgtCAAATGGTTGTTTAACCCAAACCACATATGtaaacctcatggtggcgcCATAGGAAAACCTAAGTCATCAACATTTGTCTACTGATAACCACAAATCAATACACATATATATGATaacactttctctctcaatgCTCTGTGCAGGAGCTCGGTGAGGAGGACATGACGGGCCTGAGTCCTGGGCTCTGCTACCTGGAGCAGGTTTGCCAAATGCTGGAGAACATCGCCAGACAGAAGATTCAGAATCGAGCATTGCGGATGGAGATGGACGCCCTGCGGGAACTTAAAGACGTGCAGGTGAAACATTTAAGAAGCTGTCACAGTCATCACGCGGTGCTGGGTTTGGGAACATGACACAAGCTTATCGAAATGGGGGAGGACGAGATGTCTTCTTACCGCTGGAGGAAGTGAATTAAACCAAGAGGACATTGTCTTTCAGGCTCCTGACAGCTGTCAACCTGACTGTCAAGATGCTGAGGAGGATGGACATGTAGAAAGCGAAGAACCCAGTTTCAGTGAAGCCCAGCAGGTTAAGAGGAACTCTTATGGACATTTTCGACAGAGATCTGCTTCAGACACAATGCTTACAACGCTGCATTTAAGTAAGTCATGCTCTACCtgatatattttataaagtCAATATATTTCTAGAAATGGACCCCTTGTCttaagagagaagagaagaatgCTGTGTAATACAatcgtgcatgtgtgtgttcggtgCAGGACAGATAAAATCTGACTGCAGGGGGCAGCATCTGAGCACagatgtcctgcaggagaggCTAGAAGAAGAGCATCCACAGGAGGTAACATACACTCTGAtgcaaaatataatattttatctCTGTAATGAATGCaatcaaacaaatacagatattaTTTCAcagaaatatgttattttttacaaatgcttGACAAACATTTCAATATCTCTTTTCAGGAGTCTACAAAAGAGGAGAGCAATAGAACTAACAAGAACTGGAGGACCAAATTCTCATCTTTCAGAAGAGAGGAGCCTTTTCTGAGAGAAATGAAGGGGTAAAATATTAATTAAGCATTTATAACCTCCACTGAGGAAGCAGCGCTATTCATCTCATGTGAAGCAAGCTGCTCTGGGGAAGCGTATGTGCTGCTCAAGCATGGCAGAGGCCCACAGTGATGGCAGAGGCCCACAGTGATGGCAGAGCCGCTGGTGGGAGTTCATTTTCAGTCCCTGGATTTGTTCCTCTCGAACAGTTTGTCCTTTCCTCATGtaacacagcccccccccccccccccccccccatgttttcCACAGTGCTTTCCCTCAGATACGTCTGATGAATTTTTTATCTCCACAGCCAGCAGATGCAGTCATCTGAGAAAAACTCGGCCCGAAGACGGCTCAGCATGTTgttcaggaagaggaggaagcctCTGCCTGTTTTTAACGAAACACAGAGTCAGACGTGATGTTTGGACCTGTTGGTTCTGGTTCTGCCGTGGAACGAGATGCTTTGAGCACGATCACTCATTTCacctacttcctgtttggccCATGTGATGTAGCAATCTGCCATGTTAATTTATTGCCCACTAGGCATTTACGCTGTATACCTGCCTTCATTTTTACtctgaaaaattgttattttgtgcaactcagaataaaataaatgtatactTTTTGCATCATGTACATAAGATGTTAATAAtccataaatataaatttaaatgtataataaatgttatttttgttagaaaaatgtctttatttgcGTCCTCGTTGGGTGTTGCTGGTAAATTATTGGATTAATTAATTGTTTCCAGTTTGGAGAAAATTTAGGGAGGAAATTAAAAGATGTTTAGCTGCTTTTGTCTGAaggtaaacatgtgtgtttataacATGTATAACCCCTTCAcgtttaatataaaacatgaaaatgttaatttgtgaaGAATTAAAACcaattcagaaaatactttttgtgATTTGTATATAAATggattgtgttttaatttgacaaatattTAAGTCAGAAAATTCTACTACTAATAaattagagaaagaaaaggctTTAATCTTCAGCTGTAATCGCTCGTTTGAATTATAACAAGTCCAGGCCACACAGCGTTTccttttatcattatttaatctttattcaCCGAGGTTGGGGGGGGACAGACCTCCCCTGGCATTCCCATGTAAAGAGATGTCAATGACAAACACGTCCAACCAAACAAGAGAGGGCGAATAGGATTCCAGTCCATAcataaaatacatgtatttactaTTTATCGAACCACCAGCATCCATTAGTCCCACATAGCATCCATCTGTGCTATTAAATATATAGAGATAACATCTGTGGAGGGatttatttactgtatgtgtgtgtgagggggaagGAATTGGCAGAAAGGGTCGAGCTTATAGACGATAAGAGTGGTGTTGGGGGGCCCACGTCGAGTCATACCTGCAGTGCCCCCCCTTGCCTACATGATGCCGCAGGAGGCCAAGGGGTTGGCGATCTGGCAGGTGCAGGCTGACTGGCAGTATTGGCGCACAGTCTGGTAGCAGCTGCGGTCGGCTTCCCCGCCCCACTGCACGGGCCCGTTGGGGTCAGAGGGCAAGCGGCTCAGGATGCTGGTGTTGATGGCCAGAGCAGCCAGGCCATAGTCAGTGAAAAGCACCGTCTCGCGCCTGCACGTGGGGCAGGAGATGAACTTGTACTTGGGACAGGACTCGTAGAGGATCTGCAGGCACTCCTCGCACACTGAGTGCAGGCAGGAGAGGATGCGCGGCCGCTTGCCGGTGAAGTTGTAGGTGTGGCCGCAGGTGGGGCAGTCCAGGGGCTCGCAGGGCATGACAGGTCCCGAGCaggtggacgaggaggaagtggaagaggaggtggaggaggagcgtAGCACGTACTGGTTGACTATGACGTCCTCCATCTTGTACTGGAACTGGTGGTAGCAGATTTCGTTGGCACTGGTTTTGCGC
This genomic window contains:
- the si:dkey-106l3.7 gene encoding uncharacterized protein si:dkey-106l3.7, with translation MNLYRSFGNLMEAWVNEGGTYPGSPTPSSDTGPNFRSESVDSGVETASTDTSFPASPSTTSADNAEIDAFMPERMGLTPASTSLSPVLSCPVPSSFSSSSPSLCPSKSLNGSSALHSRVEQALQRTDSKNQKDNSELLTVEVVLRRQPRASSMDKLHSTGFVRGQRSDSFGPGRTLNHSASLRQMSENCRRPMSLRWDKLKPEELGEEDMTGLSPGLCYLEQVCQMLENIARQKIQNRALRMEMDALRELKDVQAPDSCQPDCQDAEEDGHVESEEPSFSEAQQVKRNSYGHFRQRSASDTMLTTLHLRQIKSDCRGQHLSTDVLQERLEEEHPQEESTKEESNRTNKNWRTKFSSFRREEPFLREMKGQQMQSSEKNSARRRLSMLFRKRRKPLPVFNETQSQT
- the rnf208 gene encoding RING finger protein 208 — protein: MSCLRRQTVTIPMDTVKIIQSEKFPRECPVPVTQPRYAPPPRVAWDGGGEGQIIVNQACSDLTLDIAVSPRPTVSTPAPVTRREQSFLAQRKTSANEICYHQFQYKMEDVIVNQYVLRSSSTSSSTSSSSTCSGPVMPCEPLDCPTCGHTYNFTGKRPRILSCLHSVCEECLQILYESCPKYKFISCPTCRRETVLFTDYGLAALAINTSILSRLPSDPNGPVQWGGEADRSCYQTVRQYCQSACTCQIANPLASCGIM